One region of Spiroplasma culicicola AES-1 genomic DNA includes:
- a CDS encoding alpha-ketoacid dehydrogenase subunit beta, translated as MKVLNNVKAVSEALEVAMDKWKEVVVYGEDAGFEGGVFRATEGLQAKFGEERCFDAPISEAVFVGVALGMSMNKMKPVVELQFEGLGWPSLQNILGHMGRMRNRTRGKYPTPVVIRMPMGGGIRALELHSEAMEAIYAHTPGIKVVCPSTPYDTKGLILAAIESPDPVIVFEPTKLYRAFKQEVPEGFYTVPIGEAFKIQEGNDLTVVTYGAQTVDCQKAIEELEAKNPDITVELIDLRTIQPWDKKMVMESVKKTGRLLVVHEAIRSFSVSSEIIASVNEECFEYLKAPLARCTGYDIVIPFDSGEGFHQTNPTKILVKMEEVLNYKF; from the coding sequence ATGAAAGTTTTAAATAACGTAAAAGCAGTTTCAGAAGCACTTGAAGTTGCAATGGACAAATGAAAAGAAGTTGTTGTTTATGGTGAAGATGCTGGTTTTGAAGGTGGAGTATTTAGAGCAACTGAAGGATTACAAGCAAAATTTGGAGAAGAAAGATGTTTTGATGCTCCAATTAGTGAAGCTGTTTTTGTTGGGGTTGCATTAGGTATGTCTATGAACAAAATGAAACCAGTTGTTGAATTACAATTTGAAGGACTTGGTTGACCTTCATTACAAAATATTTTAGGACACATGGGAAGAATGAGAAACAGAACTCGTGGAAAATACCCAACTCCAGTGGTAATTAGAATGCCAATGGGTGGGGGAATTAGAGCACTTGAATTACACTCTGAAGCAATGGAAGCAATTTATGCACATACTCCAGGGATCAAAGTTGTTTGTCCTTCAACTCCATATGACACAAAAGGTTTAATATTAGCAGCAATTGAATCACCAGATCCAGTTATTGTTTTTGAACCAACAAAATTATATAGAGCATTTAAACAAGAAGTACCTGAAGGATTTTATACTGTACCAATTGGTGAAGCATTTAAAATTCAAGAAGGAAATGATTTAACAGTTGTAACATATGGAGCACAAACTGTTGATTGTCAAAAAGCAATTGAAGAGTTAGAAGCAAAAAATCCAGATATTACTGTTGAGTTAATTGATTTAAGAACAATCCAACCATGAGATAAAAAAATGGTAATGGAATCTGTTAAAAAAACTGGAAGATTATTAGTAGTTCATGAAGCTATTAGATCATTTTCAGTATCTTCAGAAATCATTGCATCAGTTAATGAAGAATGTTTTGAATATTTAAAAGCACCATTGGCAAGATGTACTGGTTATGACATTGTAATTCCTTTCGATTCAGGTGAAGGATTCCACCAAACTAATCCGACAAAAATCTTAGTAAAAATGGAAGAAGTATTAAATTACAAATTCTAA
- the pdhA gene encoding pyruvate dehydrogenase (acetyl-transferring) E1 component subunit alpha: MKYIGKFDPLKDERVEIMDPTGKIINPDLMPEIKDKELVEAYKLMNLSRRQDDFQNKAQRQGRLLSFLSSTGQEASEVGFALPLIKGKDWFASGYRNNAAWLTVGMPMRNIMLYWMGNEHGGKSPEGVNSLPPNIIIGSQYSQATGLAFAEKYNKTGGVALTTTGDGGMSEGEVYEAMNFAKLHEVPVVFVCENNKWAISTPYAKSSKSINVAVKGIAVGVPSIKVDGNDFLAVYAVAKEAIEFARKGNGPVLIECDTYRLGAHSSSDNPDIYRPKDEFEVALTKDPLIRLKNYLIEQKLWDDKKQEALDKEQDEFIRAEFDWAEANKAYPLEDIFNYIYAEKTPELEKQYQEAKAFFDAHPEAKGGHH; the protein is encoded by the coding sequence ATGAAATATATTGGAAAATTTGATCCATTAAAAGACGAGCGTGTTGAAATAATGGACCCAACAGGAAAAATTATTAATCCTGATTTAATGCCAGAAATCAAAGATAAAGAATTGGTTGAAGCATATAAATTAATGAATTTATCAAGAAGACAAGATGATTTTCAAAATAAAGCTCAAAGACAAGGAAGATTATTATCATTCTTATCATCAACAGGTCAAGAAGCGAGTGAAGTTGGTTTTGCTTTACCTTTAATTAAAGGAAAAGACTGATTTGCATCAGGTTATAGAAACAACGCTGCATGATTAACTGTAGGAATGCCAATGAGAAATATTATGTTGTACTGAATGGGTAACGAACATGGGGGAAAATCTCCAGAAGGAGTTAATTCATTACCACCAAACATTATTATTGGTTCACAATATTCACAAGCTACTGGTTTAGCTTTTGCAGAAAAATATAACAAAACTGGAGGAGTTGCTTTAACAACTACTGGTGATGGGGGAATGAGTGAAGGTGAAGTTTATGAAGCAATGAACTTTGCAAAACTACATGAAGTACCTGTTGTATTTGTGTGTGAAAATAACAAATGAGCTATTTCAACACCATATGCAAAATCATCAAAATCAATTAACGTAGCTGTAAAAGGGATTGCAGTTGGTGTTCCTTCAATTAAAGTTGATGGAAATGACTTCTTAGCAGTTTATGCAGTTGCCAAAGAAGCAATTGAATTTGCAAGAAAAGGAAATGGTCCAGTGTTAATTGAATGTGACACTTACAGACTAGGAGCTCACTCTTCATCAGATAACCCAGATATTTATCGTCCAAAAGATGAATTTGAAGTAGCTTTAACAAAAGATCCTTTAATTAGATTAAAAAATTACTTAATTGAACAAAAATTATGAGATGACAAAAAACAAGAAGCTTTAGATAAAGAACAAGATGAATTTATTAGAGCAGAGTTTGATTGAGCTGAAGCAAATAAAGCATATCCATTAGAAGATATCTTTAATTATATTTATGCTGAAAAAACTCCAGAATTAGAAAAACAATATCAAGAAGCAAAAGCATTCTTTGATGCACACCCAGAAGCTAAAGGAGGACACCACTAA
- a CDS encoding lipoate--protein ligase, translating to MYIYRTDCVDPKYNLATEEYLTRSLKFDEPILFLWQNDNTIVVGRNQNAAWEINLQQAEADNVNVIRRNTGGGTIFHDLGNMNFSIIYTDKENTAVSMFSTMLEPVIETLNRMGVAAQFSGRNDIVLNEKKISGNAMWKEGQRFLQHGTILFNANLDKLTKYLTVDRAKILSKNIKSIAARVTNINSEVEHKIEIKDFMDELIKTYETKNEVKELVLEQQDIKAIEDLCESKYRDPNWTYAKNATFTYQNKVRIEGKGGVDVLAQIVDGKILDVKFYGDFLGFAGTEKLEQSLINVEYKTKDIKIVLEQNNIQAIFGDNFVIQDILDLLIQ from the coding sequence ATGTATATATACAGGACTGATTGTGTTGACCCCAAGTATAACCTAGCAACAGAAGAATATTTAACTAGAAGCTTGAAGTTTGACGAGCCTATTTTATTTTTATGACAAAACGACAATACAATTGTGGTTGGTAGAAATCAAAATGCAGCTTGAGAAATTAACTTACAACAAGCAGAAGCAGATAATGTAAATGTTATTAGAAGAAATACTGGGGGCGGAACAATATTTCATGATTTGGGAAATATGAATTTCTCTATCATTTACACAGATAAAGAAAACACTGCAGTGTCAATGTTTTCAACAATGCTTGAACCCGTAATTGAAACATTAAATAGAATGGGTGTTGCAGCTCAATTTTCTGGAAGAAATGATATCGTTTTAAACGAGAAAAAAATTTCTGGAAATGCAATGTGAAAAGAAGGACAAAGATTCTTGCAACATGGAACAATTTTGTTTAATGCCAATCTAGATAAATTGACAAAATATTTAACTGTAGATCGTGCAAAAATATTGTCAAAAAATATTAAATCTATTGCTGCTAGAGTTACTAATATTAACTCTGAGGTCGAACATAAAATTGAAATTAAAGATTTTATGGATGAACTAATTAAAACTTATGAAACTAAAAATGAGGTTAAAGAATTAGTTCTTGAACAACAAGACATTAAAGCAATTGAAGATCTGTGTGAAAGCAAATACAGAGATCCAAATTGAACTTATGCCAAAAATGCTACATTTACTTACCAAAATAAGGTAAGAATTGAAGGTAAAGGTGGAGTAGATGTCTTGGCACAAATTGTTGATGGTAAAATTTTGGACGTCAAATTCTACGGAGATTTCTTAGGATTTGCAGGGACTGAAAAATTAGAACAATCATTAATAAATGTAGAATATAAAACAAAAGATATTAAAATAGTATTAGAACAAAACAATATTCAAGCAATATTTGGAGATAACTTTGTTATCCAAGATATCTTGGATTTATTAATTCAATAG
- a CDS encoding Cof-type HAD-IIB family hydrolase, with protein sequence MKLQHLNKKRLILVDLDGTALKPNGEEIHPTTKDALVKAREDGHKVCIITGRPHRASMRFYKELGLTTLLTNFDGAHIHDPMKRRFKRIVLPISEDIVSQIINNPIIKDKTANLLIESYNKAVVKEKDEFIETFFHLDDVEDDDYFIANPYEHWEGPATNVVLFLKEESMKDDVFRQLEKFKNSIKIQSGNVYGNLTKNSISMITLTNKIVNKGFVSEILAQYYNKDIRDVIAFGDQMNDYEMIKKVGYGVAMKNGNDELKNVADGITNLTNEDGGVGEYLTRLLAGEEV encoded by the coding sequence ATGAAGTTACAACACTTAAATAAGAAACGATTAATCTTAGTTGACTTAGACGGAACAGCATTAAAACCTAACGGGGAAGAAATTCATCCAACAACTAAAGATGCTTTAGTTAAAGCACGTGAAGATGGTCACAAAGTATGTATAATCACTGGAAGACCTCATCGTGCAAGTATGAGATTTTATAAGGAGCTTGGTTTAACTACTTTATTAACTAATTTTGATGGTGCACATATTCATGATCCTATGAAAAGACGTTTTAAAAGAATAGTTTTACCAATTAGTGAAGATATTGTAAGTCAAATAATAAATAATCCCATTATTAAAGATAAAACAGCTAACCTTTTAATTGAGTCATATAACAAAGCTGTTGTTAAAGAAAAAGATGAATTTATTGAAACTTTTTTTCATCTAGATGATGTTGAAGATGACGATTACTTTATTGCAAATCCTTATGAACATTGAGAAGGACCTGCAACCAACGTAGTGTTATTTTTAAAAGAAGAATCAATGAAAGATGATGTTTTTAGACAACTTGAAAAGTTTAAAAATTCAATTAAAATTCAATCAGGAAATGTTTATGGAAATTTAACTAAAAATTCTATTTCAATGATTACTTTAACAAACAAAATCGTTAATAAGGGATTTGTAAGTGAAATTTTAGCACAATACTACAATAAAGATATTCGTGATGTCATTGCCTTTGGAGATCAAATGAATGATTATGAAATGATCAAAAAAGTGGGTTATGGTGTGGCTATGAAAAATGGAAATGATGAACTTAAAAATGTGGCTGATGGAATTACAAACTTAACTAATGAAGATGGAGGAGTTGGAGAATACTTAACTCGTCTACTTGCAGGAGAAGAAGTTTAA